The nucleotide sequence CATCCACTACAAAAAATCTATCCCGAAAGCATGAAACTTATGAATATAATACACCGTCTTCTTTTCAGCATCGTTGTATTTACCACAACCTGTATTGGCCAACTGGTTGCGGCGAATACGCGACCCAATGTCGTGTTTCTGGCGGTCGACGACATGAACGATTTTGTCGGATGTCTTGAGTCGCGCCCGGGTGCGATCACGCCAAACATTGATCGGCTTGCCGCTCGTGGCGTGTGCTTTACCAATGCTCATACCGCCGGTGTGTTTTGTGCACCCAGTCGTGCGGCGATTTTTTCCGGCCAGTACGCATCGACAACCGGATGCTACATGACTCCGAACTACTTTGTGCATCATCCGGAAATTGAATCGCTGCAAATGAGCTTTGCCAAAGCGGGTTACACCACGCTGGGCGCTGGCAAGCTGTTTCATCATCCCGCTGGAGCGATCGACCAGCGTGGTTGGACAACGTTCTTCCTGCGGAACCAGTTCCAGCGAGAAGGCGGTTGGGCTTTGGAATCGTGGAGCAGCGATACGCCTGTGCCGCAGCCCTTTCCGAACAGTGTTTACAACAAAGGCAAAGAGATCACCGGCGGGCTTTTCCTGGAATGGGGAGCTGTTTCAAACGAACAAGAAGAGGAGATGGCCGACACGATCCGTTCCAACTGGGCGGTCGACCAGCTGAAACGAAAACACGACAAGCCGTTCTTCCTGGCTTGTGGTTTCTACGCTCCTCATTACCCCAACTATTGTCCGCAAAAGTACTTTGATTTGTACGATCGAGACGCCATCGAGACTCCTGCGTTCAAAGAAGATGATCTCGCTGACCTTCCGCAGAAGATCATCAAGCAACGACAGAATCGCAAGAAGCAGCACTACGACAAGCTCGTAGCGATGGGAGCATGGAAGGACGCTCTGCACGGATACCTTGCCTGCACCAGCTATGCCGACGCCATGGTCGGTCGAATTTTGGATGCTCTAGCTGCGAGTCCTTATGCCGACAACACGATCGTCGTGCTGTGGAGCGATCACGGCTATCACCTGGGTGAAAAAGGCCAGTGGGGCAAGCACACGTTGTGGGAACGAACCTCCAACGTGCCGTTCGTCTGGGCGGGCCCCGGCGTGGCAAAGGGAGTTCGCTGCGACGTGACGGTCAGCCTGATCGACATCTATCCAACGCTGGTTGAAACGTGCAACTTGCCGGCGCCGCGTCAGGAGCTGGAAGGCGTTTCGCTGGCATCGACACTGCAGTATCCCGGCGATGCCAAAGATCGAACCGTGTATTTGCCCTATATGAACCCCGGTGAATACACAGTGATGAATCGCGATTGGCGTTTCATTCACTACGACGACAAGAACCAAGAACTGTACAACGTCAAAGAGGATCCGCATGAGTGGGACAACCTCGCATCCGACCCGCAGCAGGCGGACGTCATCGCCCGACTACGGGAGTCGGCACCGAAGAAGTTCGCCGATCCGGAACCCAAGCTCAACGCGAGACGTGACCTAGTGGTCGAAGGCGAATCTTTTCGCTGGGAGAAAGGCGAAGGCAACTATGTGCCACATCCAAAGTATCTGCCTTACACCGATCCGGCGTTAAAGCAAGAGCAATCGAAGCCGCGACGGTAACGACGCATAGAGAACGATGGGCATTCGTAGTGGACGAGGTCACGAGTCCGGCACCATCCATCAGATTTAATAAGCATATTGTTGATCGCGGACTCGTGACCTCGTCCACTACAAATTGACTGACCGATCGCCCAAGACACGAAAGTGAGAAGCAGTATCTGATGGACAATTTGAGATGTCTGAGTTTGATGCATCAGTATGCAACCGCAGCAATGCTGTTGTTATTGTTGTCGGGCAGTGTCTTTGGCGATCAAACCGCATCCGAGCGCCCGCCGAACATCGTCTTAATGTTTGCGGACGACCTTGGCTACGGAGACATCGGTTGCTACGGACACCCCTACGCTCGAACGCCGGCGATCGACCAACTGGCCAAAGAAGGCACGCGGTTCACTCAGTTCTATGTGACAGGCGTCACATGTAATCCCAGCCGAACGGGGCTCATGACCGGACTGTTTCCGGCGCGGCTTCCGAAATATGCGGCCGACTTCGGTTTTGGAGACCGCACGACCATCACCGAGTTGTTAAAGAAGCGAGGCTACAGCACCGGGCACTTCGGAAAGTGGCACATTGGCCCCCGCGACAGCGACGGCACCTATGGAATCGATTTGGTCGAGACAATCGGCAAGGCCCGAGACGCAACGAGCGGGAAGACCGGACGCGATCACGATTTGTATTCGGCGGCGATTGATTTCATTCGTGACAATAAGGAAGGTCCGTTCTACGTCAATATTTGGGGACATGCGACGCATTTTCCCGTCAATACGGCAGATGGTTTGGTTGCCGAATTCAAAGACGTGAAGGTCGACCGAAATGACTTCTCGCTGACCATGCAACACAAGTTTGATGAGTGCCAAAAGATCGGCGGCGATCTCGATGAATCCATGCGGCAGTATCTCGGCGATGTCTACCAGATCGATTTGAATGTCGGGCGGGTGCTGAAGACGCTCGATGAGTTGAGGCTCCGGGAAAACACGATCGTCGTCTTCTCCAGCGACCACGGACCTGCACCGGTGATCCTTGGGAAGCAAGGTGCCCGCGAATTCTCGAACAACATGCTGGGTTACGCGGGCGAGTTTCGTGGCGGCAAACACGAGCAATACGAAGGCGGAACGCGTGTGCCATTCATCATTCGTTGGCCGGGCCGAGTAAAGGCAGGCAAAGTCGACTCCGCCAATATTGTCTCCTTTGTCGACTGGCTGCCGACACTTTGCTCGATAGCCGGGATTGAGGAACTGCCGTCGCAACTTGACGGAGAGAACATTTCCGACATCTGGCTTGGTGCCGACCGCCAGCGCACAAAGCCGCTGTTTTGGAGGGCCAGTTCCACGGGCAGTACTCCCGCGATGCGCGTCGGTAAATGGAAACTGCACTTGCCACGAAAGCAACGCGGCGAACCGGAACTCTACGATCTTTCCGTCGATCCGAGCGAACGCAACAACATTGCAGAGACTCATCCAGAAGTCGTCGCCAGCCTTGGAAAGTCGCTCCAGGCATGGGTTGCCGAGCTGCCGGCGGAATACGAAAAGATTGAGAAGACAGAGCCGAAAAAACGAAGCCGTGACCGCAAAAAGAACCGGTAGTTGAAATTCTCGTAGTGGACGAGGTTGCCAGTCCTGTGCAACTTCGGGACTCGTGACCTCGTCCACTACGGTCACATGTTCTGATAAATCGCAAAATTAAATGAGACCTTTCATTCAAAATCTAATCGCTGCGGCCTGTCTCTTGACACTTGGGGGCGAATCCGCCGCGACGGCGCCGGGCGAACGAAAGCCAAAGCGAAATACGAAAAATTTGAAAAGGCAGAGCCGAAGAAACGAAGCTGTGATAGCAAAAAGAACCGGTAGTTGAAATTCTCGTAGTCCTGTGCAACTTCGGGACTCGTGACCTCGTCCACTACGGTCACATGCTCTGAAAAATCGCAAAATCAAATGAGACCTTCCGTTCAAACTCTAATCGCTGCGACCTGTCTCTTGGCACTTGGGGCCGAGTCTGTCGCGACGGCTCCGGGCGCGAAATCGCTTCACGAGGCCATCTACTATCTGCGTGGTCGAGGGGCTCAGGCGATCCGTTTTGGCGACTGGAAGTATCGCATTGCTACTGAGAAGTCGCCGAAAGAGAAGAAATCAAAACGGAAGGCCGCAAGCGTCACAAAGCCGGAGAAGATCAACGTCGAGACGCTCCACAACCTGAGCAACGACATCGGTGAGCAGACGAACCTGATTGATGAACATCCCGAGATCGCACAGCGTTTGAAACGACAACTCGCAACGTTCGAGACGGATCTCAGAAAGAACTTACGTCCCGCGGGAGTTGCCAGCGGTGTTTCGACCGGAGGGGATTAGCCACAGATGAACACGGATAAACACAGATGAACACGGATAAACACAGATGAATGAGAGCGAGTTGAATGCGTTGACGGAGAAGATCATTGGGTGCGCGTTTCAGGTTTCAAATACGTTGGGAGCGGGTTTTCTGGAGAAGGTCTATGAGAATGCGCTGGCGATTGAGCTCCGCAAGAACGGTCTTGAGTTGAAGCAGCAGGCCCCGATCAAAGTAATCTACGGAGAGACGGTGGTTGGGGAATACTTCGCGGATCTCCTTGTGTCGGATTTGGTAATCGTTGAAATTAAAGCAGTGAAAGAGATTAGCGATGCATTCGCGGCTCAGTGCCTCAACTACTTAAAAGCAACCGGACTTCCGATTTGCCTCCTGCTGAATTTCGGTAAACCTCGCATAGAAATAAAGCGTTTTCGCCTTTAACCATCTGTGTTCATCTGTGGCCCAACCACCTTGGACCGCGTGATTCGCCACAGATGAACACAGATGAAGAAACTAGAACTCGTCGCGACAAGCCGGGTGATCACATTGAGGGCATGGTCCTTCGCCTTCAATAATTCGTATTCATCAGTTTTTTTGTGGCCAATCGCTTCCCCAAACTGATCCACAATCGCATCAATGAAGGACACGCAAACTCAATGAAATCTAGACGCATATTTTCTCGGGCTATCCGTGTGCATCCGTGTTCATCTGTGGCCAATCTACTTCTGCCTTTGATTCTCGCGACTGTTTTTGCTTTGTCCCATTCACCGGCGCGAGCTGAATCCGACAAGCCGATGAACGTGCTGTTTCTCGTCGCCGATGATTTGAACAGTTGGCTGCTTGAGGATGCTGAGCGGTACGCAGGCAAAGTCATTGCCCCCAATCTGCGAAGTTTGGCCGCCAGTGGTGTCAACTTCACACGGGCATATACGGCGGCTCCGGTTTGTTCGCCTTCTCGCACCGCGTTCTTTTCAGGTGTAACTCCCTGGAAATCGGGTATCTACAACAACGCGCAGACCATCAGCACAAGTGAGGTCATGAACCAGGAGGCCGTGCTGTCACTGGCCGGATTGTTCAAGAAGAGCGGCTACGGCACCTTCGGCTACGGCAAGATCACCCACGGCTGGGACCAGAGGGAAAACTGGGACGTTAAGTTTGGCCACAAGCGAGACCCGGCTCCGCCGGGAGCACCCCTAGCAAAACTCAGCGGAGGAGAACAGGACTGGGGTCCCATTCATCTCACCGAAGAACAGATGAATGACACGCTCGGGGCCGACAGGGCGGTTGCTGTTCTGCAGGGACAACACGACAAGCCATTTTTCCTGGCTTATGGCTCATTCAATCCGCACATGCCCTGGTATGTCCCGAAGAAATACTTCGACATGTACCCGCTGGATCAGGTAGTTCTTCCGGAATTGCGGGAGAACGATCTGGATGACCTTCCTCCGCTCGCCAGAGCAGTCAGTGACGGGATCGGGAGCTTCGCCGACAAGGTCATTCAGGCAGGTAAACACAAAGAAGCGGTTCAGGCCTACCTGGCCACGACCACGTATGTCGACACCCAGATAGGACGCGTTCTCGATGCCCTCGAAAAAAGCCCCTACAACGACAACACCATTGTCGTCTTCCTCACCGATCACGGGTTTCACCTTGGTGAAAAACATCACTGGCAAAAGACAACCCTTTGGGAGGAGGGAACGCACGTCTTGTTGATGTTTCGCGCGCCGGGAGTCACCGAAGCCGGGGGGGTGTCGCAGCGGTTCGTTTCCCTGATGGACATCTATCCGACTCTTGCCGAACTCTGCGGCCTCACGCCGCCCGCGACCATCGATGGACGCTCCTTAGTTCCGCTGCTCAAAGACCCGAAAGCTCCGTGGGAAAGCACCGCCATCACTGGATTGTGCGATAAAACCAAGACGGACATGGCCTATATCAGCATCCGCCATGAACTCGGCCGCTACACCCGCTACGGGGCCGACCAGGAGGAATTCTATGACGCCTCGAGGGATCCCCATGAATGGAACAACCAGATCGACAACCCGAAATACGCAAACACCGTTGATAAACTCCGGGCCCTGGTCCCTCGTTTCGCCGAGGCCGCCGAACCTCTTCCCTCGGCCCTGACCAAGAAACGCAAGGAGTCTCGAAGAGGGACTAAGAACTTACCGGCCGTAGTGGACGAGGTCACGAGTCCTCGTTCTGATTCTGTCGGTGAATAGGACTCGTGACCTCGTCCACTACGGACCATTGAAAACAGGAGTAAACATGAACCCTTCACGTCGAACGGCGTTGAAATCGATCGGCGCGACCACCACGCTGGCTGCGTCCGGTCTGGTGCCATCAATGATCTATGCCGCACCGTCAACATCCGGCAGCGACAAGTTACGTGTCGGACTAATTGGCGCCGGAGGGCGAGCCAAATGGCTGACACGTGCCTTGGGTCGCGAATCCCATCGAGCCGAATTGGTTGCCGTCTGCGATTGCTACCTGCCGCAGATCGATGCACTTGCGGCTGACAACAAAAACGATCCACGGGCCGGTGATTCGTGGAAGCGGTATCAGAAATACGAGCAGATGTTCGATTCTGAAGAGCTCGACGCGGTGATAATCGCGACGCCCGATCACGTGCGCGTGCGTGCAGCCATGATCGCCTGCGCCAAGGGGCTGGATATCTACGCGGAAAAGCCACTGAGTTTCAGCATTCCCGAAGGTCGGGCTCTGGTCAAAGCAGTGCGAAAACACAAACGTGTGCTGCAAGTTGGTACGCAACAACGCAGCACACCGATCAATCAATATGCCTGCGAGTTCGTCCGCGAAGGTGGACTCGGAAACGTCAATACGATCCTCGTCAAGAATTACTCAGGCTCTCGGCCTGCGACGGGGCTCGAGCAGCAACCCATCCCCGAAGGCATGGATTGGAATCGTTTTTGTGACCAAGCAAAGCTGCTTGACTATCACGAACGACTTCATCGTAGGTGGCGGAGTTACGACGCATTCACAGGCGGACCGATTTGCGATCGTGGTTCGCACGCATTGGACATGGTTCACCTTGCCATGGGGTGGGAGAAAGTCGCGCCGACGCGGATCGAACCCACCACCGAAGCGAAAGACTACTGGGATCGCGGTGTGAGGCTTTATTACCCGGATGGCACCGTTATTCGGCTGGAAAGTGCGGATGGTCCCGCGTTCGGCGGCATATTCATCGGCCAGCAGGGCAAACTCGAAATCAATCGAGGACGCTTCGCGTGTAATCCGAAGGACTTACTCGCTCCATTCACCGGGTCACAAACGGAATCGCACGTCGCAAACTGGCTGGACTGCATCGAAACCCGTGAACAGCCCAATGCGCCGGTGGAAGTCGGCCATCTGATTAGCAGCGTCGCGCACCTGATCAATCTCTGTCGGATTACCGGTCGCACGATCAATTGGGACGCGGACAACGAGCAGATCATCGGCGATAAGGCG is from Crateriforma conspicua and encodes:
- a CDS encoding sulfatase, which translates into the protein MNDFVGCLESRPGAITPNIDRLAARGVCFTNAHTAGVFCAPSRAAIFSGQYASTTGCYMTPNYFVHHPEIESLQMSFAKAGYTTLGAGKLFHHPAGAIDQRGWTTFFLRNQFQREGGWALESWSSDTPVPQPFPNSVYNKGKEITGGLFLEWGAVSNEQEEEMADTIRSNWAVDQLKRKHDKPFFLACGFYAPHYPNYCPQKYFDLYDRDAIETPAFKEDDLADLPQKIIKQRQNRKKQHYDKLVAMGAWKDALHGYLACTSYADAMVGRILDALAASPYADNTIVVLWSDHGYHLGEKGQWGKHTLWERTSNVPFVWAGPGVAKGVRCDVTVSLIDIYPTLVETCNLPAPRQELEGVSLASTLQYPGDAKDRTVYLPYMNPGEYTVMNRDWRFIHYDDKNQELYNVKEDPHEWDNLASDPQQADVIARLRESAPKKFADPEPKLNARRDLVVEGESFRWEKGEGNYVPHPKYLPYTDPALKQEQSKPRR
- a CDS encoding sulfatase family protein — translated: MLLLLLSGSVFGDQTASERPPNIVLMFADDLGYGDIGCYGHPYARTPAIDQLAKEGTRFTQFYVTGVTCNPSRTGLMTGLFPARLPKYAADFGFGDRTTITELLKKRGYSTGHFGKWHIGPRDSDGTYGIDLVETIGKARDATSGKTGRDHDLYSAAIDFIRDNKEGPFYVNIWGHATHFPVNTADGLVAEFKDVKVDRNDFSLTMQHKFDECQKIGGDLDESMRQYLGDVYQIDLNVGRVLKTLDELRLRENTIVVFSSDHGPAPVILGKQGAREFSNNMLGYAGEFRGGKHEQYEGGTRVPFIIRWPGRVKAGKVDSANIVSFVDWLPTLCSIAGIEELPSQLDGENISDIWLGADRQRTKPLFWRASSTGSTPAMRVGKWKLHLPRKQRGEPELYDLSVDPSERNNIAETHPEVVASLGKSLQAWVAELPAEYEKIEKTEPKKRSRDRKKNR
- a CDS encoding GxxExxY protein, with translation MNESELNALTEKIIGCAFQVSNTLGAGFLEKVYENALAIELRKNGLELKQQAPIKVIYGETVVGEYFADLLVSDLVIVEIKAVKEISDAFAAQCLNYLKATGLPICLLLNFGKPRIEIKRFRL
- a CDS encoding sulfatase; this translates as MANLLLPLILATVFALSHSPARAESDKPMNVLFLVADDLNSWLLEDAERYAGKVIAPNLRSLAASGVNFTRAYTAAPVCSPSRTAFFSGVTPWKSGIYNNAQTISTSEVMNQEAVLSLAGLFKKSGYGTFGYGKITHGWDQRENWDVKFGHKRDPAPPGAPLAKLSGGEQDWGPIHLTEEQMNDTLGADRAVAVLQGQHDKPFFLAYGSFNPHMPWYVPKKYFDMYPLDQVVLPELRENDLDDLPPLARAVSDGIGSFADKVIQAGKHKEAVQAYLATTTYVDTQIGRVLDALEKSPYNDNTIVVFLTDHGFHLGEKHHWQKTTLWEEGTHVLLMFRAPGVTEAGGVSQRFVSLMDIYPTLAELCGLTPPATIDGRSLVPLLKDPKAPWESTAITGLCDKTKTDMAYISIRHELGRYTRYGADQEEFYDASRDPHEWNNQIDNPKYANTVDKLRALVPRFAEAAEPLPSALTKKRKESRRGTKNLPAVVDEVTSPRSDSVGE
- a CDS encoding Gfo/Idh/MocA family protein is translated as MNPSRRTALKSIGATTTLAASGLVPSMIYAAPSTSGSDKLRVGLIGAGGRAKWLTRALGRESHRAELVAVCDCYLPQIDALAADNKNDPRAGDSWKRYQKYEQMFDSEELDAVIIATPDHVRVRAAMIACAKGLDIYAEKPLSFSIPEGRALVKAVRKHKRVLQVGTQQRSTPINQYACEFVREGGLGNVNTILVKNYSGSRPATGLEQQPIPEGMDWNRFCDQAKLLDYHERLHRRWRSYDAFTGGPICDRGSHALDMVHLAMGWEKVAPTRIEPTTEAKDYWDRGVRLYYPDGTVIRLESADGPAFGGIFIGQQGKLEINRGRFACNPKDLLAPFTGSQTESHVANWLDCIETREQPNAPVEVGHLISSVAHLINLCRITGRTINWDADNEQIIGDKAANAMLTKERRPQFSLPNV